The nucleotide sequence CAAATATGTAGGACAGGTAGTTGCGTCCTTAATTGTATTGGAATGGCTGAGAGGTAGAGATATTGTGACTCGTGAGGGGACAAAAGGCACCGTCGAAAAATAACAATATTTATCAAGAACAGACAAGCACCACTTGAAAGAGAAAAGCTTTAATCTCAGCTCAATTGTATCTAAATTTGGACCCATACTTAACAATGTGGGCTGGTAAAGTAAGTGGACCAACGAAGCCCAACTAGGCCCTACTTTCTTACACTAGGCCCAACAAAGCAAGATGTGGATCAACGAGGCCCAACTCTTTTACAATTTGATCGGCTCATAATTCGGGTCAAGGTTTAAACattgggaaattttatttacacaccacgaaaatactaagtttacaccatttttaattttttttattttacataaatatccttgttaagaatgacatattaacccttaattaaaattaaaattaaaaaataaatttatatttacatGTTGAATTAAAAATTACTAAATCTACACCAGAATTCTCCaaggaaaaaaagataaagtttACAAGCGAAAAAACTTTGTGGAGTAGAtataaataagcaaacaaattgAAATCACAAAGATCATCTTCATCCCCGACAAGAATCTTAGAAACCCGACTCATTGCTCACGACAAGGAGATCTATGACATCGCCCAGGACGGAGTCAGCGTCTTCGCCTTCGTCTCTACCGATGGCTCTGTAAGGGTTTTTAACCTCCGAGATAAGAAACACCCCACCATCATCTACAAGAGTTTTGAGCCAAATACACTATTGGCCCGCCTTAGATCAATAGATTTTCATCCACCATAGTCAACGCActactttaaattttttaatatcaCTCTTCATAGGGATGCAAAAGACAAACTTCCTAACGAAAAATGCGAACTTGAAGAAGACTTGTGTATACCCAGAATTAAAAACCTCAAGaattcataataaaaaccaaatATTTTCTTATATGAGGCACTTGATCAACAAAAGGAGTTAAAAAAGAACTAACCTTTATAATTCATTGAACAGAATGATTTTATTCGTTAATCAGGCATCAGCCGGTGAAGTAAACACAGCAGAGAGCAGAGTCAGTTGGGTTCAGGATACTATTATTCTCTTTAAAGAATGATTTggttgtgtgtaaacttaacaacaTGCTACTAATATTTTACAAGTTAAGGACATTTTTgtctattcattaaattttgtgtgtaaacttacaCATTTTTAGTGTAAACTTGTTTTGTTGGAAtaagtggtgtaaacttagtatttAAGTGgcgtgcaaataaaatttcccttaaACATTTTGCTCAAACAGATTTATGATGCGAAGCAAACATTAGCCTAATAACCAACCAATCATCTATGCACTTGACCCCATCTATTACATTTACTAAAAACACACATTTGCGCCGCTCGCTACAACGATCTTTCTCCTGTTCTCCATCACTGTACTTTATACTTCCCTTCAAGGGATTGAAACAGAAAACAGTGAGAACCATGCAAGTAAAGAAGTAGCTGACTTTTCATGAACAGCAATCAATTTGTATTCTTCTGATGAAACAATTATTTATTGAACTtataaagaaagagagagtcTAGTGCTTTTCGAGATAAGTCACGAATTGTCATTTTGTGAGATAAAGCAAATCTAAGGTTACCCTACAATAATGACAGGCACTTCCTctaatatatatacttgatcacTTCCATCCACCATGGCTCAATCATTAATTCTCTTGTATACAAATATATCAATATCAgcagttttaacttttaaccaCTCCAactaaacaaaaatagaagTACATAAACAAGCCTCCACTAAGATTACAAGTCAATTTGAATCATTCCAATGTTCGACGATAACGTGACTCGTTTTGCTTTCCTTGCTGCTTTTCAATTCCATCATTAATGTTATAAAGAGTGAAAAAGAATTTGTATATTTTTCACTGTATCTTAAACGTGTACATGGATGCCTTGATATAAGCTCAAGGAAAaactaaataagaaaaaaaataattacaattgATAACGTAATAATCACCTCTTTGATATGGTTGACATATCGCAATCATATCGTTGGTATCTTTGACaaccccctcaaactcaagtcgATGTAGTAGAAGcaagcttgagtttggaaaccaAGCCTCTGAAACGACCAGGAAGGTGTAGAGATCGAGCGGAGTTGAACAATGCCCTCCGTGTGACATGCTGACGACTAAAATCGCAATCAATATCAATATGTTTAGTACGCTCATGATAGACATCATGTGGCACTGGaagatattttatttctttttcttcattttcagttCCTGCAGCGGCTTCTCCCTGCCCTCTTTGGATTCTCTTGCACTTCCTTTAATATTATGATTATTGTCTTCACAACTGCTCTTAAGGACGATAATTTTCTGTTGAACTGGTTTTACAGTACCAACTGAACAACTGCAACCACTTAAGAACATATGTTTTTTCTGCTTTCTCTGTTTCTCCATGTTCGTACTCTGTTCACTGTGACCCGTACTGCTTCGGATTTTCTCTCTTCTGTTGATGTTGTTATTACTACTTTCACTGCTTCTATTACGACTAACGGAACTACGAATCTTAAGATCTTGTAATTCGATTCCTGGTATGGGTACCAAACCCGGCCTGAAAAATTCCCAAATTGTAGATTTTCGAGAGCGATTACTGATTGTCGGAGTAGTAGAGACTCTGATTTGGGGTTTAGGACTCGGGTGCGTGTGGAATTGGTTTCGGATTCGTGGTTTTGGATTTCTTGCTGTGGTGGTACTGCTAGAGCTGGTGCTGCTTGATGAGTAGTGGCTTTTGATACTACTGCTTTTGCTGCTGAAACTGTTGAACCCACCTAATGAACCAAAA is from Tripterygium wilfordii isolate XIE 37 chromosome 14, ASM1340144v1, whole genome shotgun sequence and encodes:
- the LOC120015127 gene encoding uncharacterized protein LOC120015127; translation: MACERKLGNCSFFREEEDEEQDEDALSLSDLPINLIKEDNNKSNADEESRPLIKSEDDFYFRSLSRESEMCAADDVFFHGQILPLRHSISSESDLTKFKPLNLNAINCLSGSESMDHFGSLGGFNSFSSKSSSIKSHYSSSSTSSSSTTTARNPKPRIRNQFHTHPSPKPQIRVSTTPTISNRSRKSTIWEFFRPGLVPIPGIELQDLKIRSSVSRNRSSESSNNNINRREKIRSSTGHSEQSTNMEKQRKQKKHMFLSGCSCSVGTVKPVQQKIIVLKSSCEDNNHNIKGSARESKEGREKPLQELKMKKKK